Proteins found in one Hevea brasiliensis isolate MT/VB/25A 57/8 chromosome 18, ASM3005281v1, whole genome shotgun sequence genomic segment:
- the LOC110654941 gene encoding probable NAD(P)H dehydrogenase (quinone) FQR1-like 1 isoform X1, translated as MATKVYVVYYSMYGHVAKLAEEIKKGAASVEGVEVTLWQVPETLSEDVLGKMGAPPKSDVPIITPSELTEADGVLFGFPTRFGMMAAQFKAFMDATGGLWRTQALAGKPAGIFYSTGSQGGGQETTPLTAITQLVHHGMIFVPIGYTFGAGMFEMEKVKGGSPYGSGTYAGDGSRQPSKLELEQAFHQGKYFAGITKKFKATA; from the exons ATGGCTACAAAAGTCTATGTTGT TTACTATTCCATGTACGGACATGTTGCAAAACTTGCTGAAGAGATAAAGAAAGGAGCTGCATCAGTTGAAGGAGTGGAAGTGACACTGTGGCAG GTACCTGAAACACTGTCAGAAGATGTTCTTGGGAAAATGGGTGCACCACCAAAGAGTGATGTACCTATCATTACTCCAAGCGAGCTAACTGAGGCTGATGGGGTTCTTTTTGGTTTCCCTACTAGATTTGGAATGATGGCTGCACAGTTTAAGGCATTTATGGATGCAACTGGGGGGCTATGGAGAACACAAGCGCTTGCGGGCAAACCTGCAGGAATTTTCTACAGCACTGGTTCTCAGGGAGGTGGACAGGAGACCACTCC GTTGACTGCCATCACTCAGCTTGTTCACCATGGAATGATCTTTGTTCCCATTGGATATACATTTGGAGCCGGCATGTTTGAGATGGAGAAAGTGAAGGGTGGCAGCCCTTATGGTTCAGGAACCTACGCTGGGGATGGTTCCAGACAGCCTTCTAAGCTAGAGCTTGAGCAAGCTTTCCACCAGGGAAAATACTTTGCTGGCATTACAAAGAAATTCAAGGCAACTGCTTGA
- the LOC110654941 gene encoding probable NAD(P)H dehydrogenase (quinone) FQR1-like 1 isoform X2: MYGHVAKLAEEIKKGAASVEGVEVTLWQVPETLSEDVLGKMGAPPKSDVPIITPSELTEADGVLFGFPTRFGMMAAQFKAFMDATGGLWRTQALAGKPAGIFYSTGSQGGGQETTPLTAITQLVHHGMIFVPIGYTFGAGMFEMEKVKGGSPYGSGTYAGDGSRQPSKLELEQAFHQGKYFAGITKKFKATA; this comes from the exons ATGTACGGACATGTTGCAAAACTTGCTGAAGAGATAAAGAAAGGAGCTGCATCAGTTGAAGGAGTGGAAGTGACACTGTGGCAG GTACCTGAAACACTGTCAGAAGATGTTCTTGGGAAAATGGGTGCACCACCAAAGAGTGATGTACCTATCATTACTCCAAGCGAGCTAACTGAGGCTGATGGGGTTCTTTTTGGTTTCCCTACTAGATTTGGAATGATGGCTGCACAGTTTAAGGCATTTATGGATGCAACTGGGGGGCTATGGAGAACACAAGCGCTTGCGGGCAAACCTGCAGGAATTTTCTACAGCACTGGTTCTCAGGGAGGTGGACAGGAGACCACTCC GTTGACTGCCATCACTCAGCTTGTTCACCATGGAATGATCTTTGTTCCCATTGGATATACATTTGGAGCCGGCATGTTTGAGATGGAGAAAGTGAAGGGTGGCAGCCCTTATGGTTCAGGAACCTACGCTGGGGATGGTTCCAGACAGCCTTCTAAGCTAGAGCTTGAGCAAGCTTTCCACCAGGGAAAATACTTTGCTGGCATTACAAAGAAATTCAAGGCAACTGCTTGA